A single genomic interval of Methylocystis sp. IM3 harbors:
- a CDS encoding shikimate dehydrogenase, with translation MSHRQKFILAGVMGWPIAHSRSPRIHNYWFARHSIEGCYVPLPVEPGRLETALRALPALGFSGCNLTIPHKEAALPFLDDIDPAARRIGAVNCIVVDKAGALIGHNYDGYGFVASLREAAPEWQADAGPCVVIGAGGGARAIVSGLIDAGARDIRLFNRTRARADRLAQDFGAPVSAHDWDDRHAALAGAALLVNTTSQGMVGQEPLDLSLAALPASAVVADIVYAPLETPLLAEARARGATPVDGLGMLLHQARPAFRDWTGVMPEVTPELRAAIVATL, from the coding sequence GTGAGCCACCGTCAAAAATTCATCCTCGCCGGCGTCATGGGCTGGCCCATCGCCCATTCGCGCAGCCCCAGAATCCACAATTACTGGTTTGCGCGCCATTCCATCGAGGGGTGCTACGTTCCGCTGCCCGTGGAGCCGGGACGGCTCGAAACCGCCCTGCGCGCGCTGCCGGCGCTCGGCTTTTCCGGCTGCAACCTCACCATCCCGCACAAGGAAGCCGCGCTCCCCTTTCTCGACGACATCGACCCGGCGGCGCGGCGCATCGGCGCCGTCAACTGCATCGTCGTGGACAAGGCTGGCGCGCTGATCGGCCATAATTATGACGGCTATGGCTTCGTCGCCTCGCTCCGCGAAGCCGCGCCGGAGTGGCAGGCCGACGCCGGCCCCTGCGTCGTCATCGGCGCGGGCGGTGGCGCGCGGGCGATCGTCTCGGGGTTGATCGACGCGGGGGCCCGCGACATCCGCCTCTTCAACCGCACCCGTGCGCGCGCCGATCGGCTGGCGCAGGATTTCGGCGCGCCGGTTTCGGCCCATGACTGGGACGACCGCCACGCTGCGCTCGCCGGCGCGGCGCTGCTCGTCAATACGACGAGCCAGGGCATGGTCGGCCAGGAGCCGCTCGATCTCTCGCTGGCGGCGCTTCCCGCCTCGGCGGTCGTCGCGGACATCGTCTACGCCCCGCTCGAGACGCCGCTGCTCGCGGAGGCCCGCGCCAGAGGCGCAACGCCGGTCGACGGCCTGGGGATGCTGCTGCATCAGGCGCGGCCGGCCTTTCGGGACTGGACGGGCGTCATGCCGGAAGTGACGCCCGAGCTGCGGGCGGCGATCGTCGCAACGCTCTGA
- a CDS encoding phasin family protein has protein sequence MATKSRADKSIPLDVGQAAPAEAPEEARAEIPAEPAFAQSASEPAPAPLPEPEIVDIVSTPLAVIEEAAESSAESFSASFDFHTSVWTKKSFELWAENAAAFLEFAEHVARAKSFEEAVDLQSRFAAGRFEAFIRQSQELMEIARDMASFAAAPLCDARKAA, from the coding sequence ATGGCGACGAAAAGCAGAGCTGACAAAAGCATCCCCCTCGACGTCGGGCAGGCGGCCCCTGCCGAGGCGCCGGAGGAGGCGCGCGCCGAGATTCCCGCCGAGCCGGCGTTTGCGCAATCCGCGTCCGAGCCGGCGCCTGCTCCCCTGCCGGAGCCGGAGATTGTCGACATCGTCTCGACTCCGCTCGCGGTCATCGAGGAAGCGGCCGAATCCTCCGCCGAGTCCTTCTCCGCTTCGTTTGACTTCCACACATCGGTCTGGACGAAGAAATCCTTCGAGCTCTGGGCCGAGAACGCCGCGGCGTTCCTCGAATTCGCCGAGCATGTGGCCCGGGCGAAAAGCTTCGAGGAAGCGGTCGATCTCCAGTCGCGCTTTGCGGCCGGACGCTTCGAGGCCTTCATCCGTCAGTCGCAGGAGTTGATGGAGATCGCCAGGGACATGGCGAGCTTCGCCGCCGCTCCGCTTTGCGACGCGCGCAAGGCCGCCTGA
- the bioB gene encoding biotin synthase BioB produces the protein MNAPADFDIRHDWTVDEIVAIHDLPLLDLIARANAMHRRYHDVNDVQKAALLSIKTGGCPEDCSYCPQSAHHREVKLDRVDLLSTQDVLAAARTAREAGADRFCMGAAWRSAPKDKRFDAVVEMVRGVRELGMEACVTLGMIDESQASRLVEAGLTAYNHNLDTGPEFYGDIISTRTYQDRLDTLKAVRGAGLEMCCGGIIGMGESVRDRAGMLQVLAGFDPHPESVPINTLVAVEGTPLAEREKVDPLDLVRMIAVTRIVMPRARVRLSAGRSFLTREAQILCLVAGANSIFYGEKLLTTNNAGVNEDDALFTALAPR, from the coding sequence ATGAACGCCCCGGCCGACTTCGACATCCGCCACGACTGGACGGTCGACGAGATCGTCGCCATCCACGACCTGCCCCTTCTCGATCTGATCGCGCGCGCCAACGCCATGCATCGCCGCTATCATGACGTCAACGACGTGCAGAAGGCGGCGCTTCTCTCCATCAAGACCGGCGGCTGCCCCGAGGATTGCTCCTATTGCCCGCAGTCGGCGCATCACCGCGAGGTGAAGCTCGATCGCGTCGATCTCCTCTCGACGCAGGACGTGCTCGCTGCCGCGAGGACGGCGAGGGAGGCCGGCGCCGACCGCTTCTGCATGGGCGCGGCCTGGCGCTCGGCCCCGAAGGACAAGCGTTTCGACGCGGTGGTCGAGATGGTGCGCGGCGTGCGCGAACTCGGCATGGAGGCCTGCGTCACGCTCGGCATGATCGACGAGTCGCAGGCGAGCCGCCTCGTCGAGGCGGGACTCACCGCCTACAACCACAATCTCGACACCGGCCCCGAATTCTACGGCGACATCATCTCGACCCGCACCTATCAGGATCGCCTCGACACGCTGAAGGCGGTGCGCGGCGCGGGGCTCGAAATGTGCTGCGGCGGCATCATCGGCATGGGCGAAAGCGTGCGCGACCGCGCCGGCATGTTGCAGGTTCTCGCGGGCTTCGACCCGCATCCCGAGAGCGTGCCGATCAATACGCTGGTCGCTGTGGAAGGAACCCCGCTCGCCGAGCGCGAAAAGGTCGATCCGCTCGATCTCGTGCGCATGATCGCCGTCACCCGCATCGTCATGCCGCGCGCGCGGGTGCGCCTCTCGGCGGGCCGCTCCTTCCTTACCCGCGAGGCGCAGATTCTCTGCCTCGTCGCGGGCGCGAACTCCATCTTCTATGGCGAGAAGCTGCTCACCACGAACAACGCCGGCGTGAACGAGGACGACGCGCTCTTCACCGCGCTCGCGCCACGCTGA
- a CDS encoding PTS sugar transporter subunit IIA produces MLDTMEIALFAGLGVLFAIGLIVLSRWSKTRPALLASYALIAVCFLYVGFAIRAENYETWVGFEMTAVAVFGTLAGMSIVGSPWFVVAGFALHPVWTLYEHYFGAGQAFAPAPFVMATVGFDVAVALYVAYMTVLGGKAGAETAAPARKLAARSRDRKGAAQ; encoded by the coding sequence ATGCTCGACACTATGGAAATCGCCCTCTTCGCGGGGCTCGGAGTTCTCTTCGCCATCGGCCTCATCGTCCTTTCGCGCTGGTCGAAGACGCGGCCGGCGCTGCTTGCGTCCTATGCGCTCATCGCGGTCTGCTTCCTTTACGTGGGCTTCGCCATCCGCGCCGAGAACTACGAGACCTGGGTCGGCTTCGAGATGACCGCCGTCGCCGTTTTCGGCACGCTCGCCGGCATGTCGATCGTCGGCTCGCCCTGGTTCGTGGTCGCGGGCTTCGCCCTGCATCCGGTCTGGACGCTCTATGAACATTACTTCGGCGCCGGCCAGGCGTTCGCGCCCGCGCCCTTCGTCATGGCGACCGTCGGCTTCGACGTGGCGGTGGCCCTCTATGTGGCCTATATGACGGTGCTCGGCGGCAAGGCCGGCGCGGAGACGGCCGCGCCCGCGCGCAAGCTCGCCGCGCGCTCGCGAGACCGCAAAGGAGCCGCGCAATGA
- a CDS encoding phasin produces the protein MVDQIYQVPTEVRDFAEKSVEQARKAFEGFAGAAQKALTSTTDLPIVPPGAKDVGAKAFSYAEANVNAAFDLAQKLVKAKDPQEVFQLQAEFVKSQFEAIQEQTKELGAAIQRSATLKS, from the coding sequence ATGGTTGATCAGATCTATCAGGTTCCCACCGAAGTCCGCGATTTCGCGGAGAAGAGCGTCGAGCAGGCGCGCAAGGCCTTCGAAGGTTTCGCCGGCGCTGCGCAGAAGGCGCTGACCTCCACGACCGACCTGCCCATCGTGCCGCCGGGCGCGAAGGATGTCGGCGCCAAGGCCTTCTCGTACGCGGAAGCCAACGTGAACGCGGCCTTCGATCTTGCGCAGAAGCTCGTGAAGGCCAAGGATCCGCAGGAAGTTTTTCAGCTTCAGGCCGAGTTCGTGAAGTCGCAGTTCGAGGCCATTCAGGAGCAGACCAAGGAGCTCGGCGCCGCGATCCAGCGCTCCGCGACTCTGAAGTCCTGA